A segment of the Desulfofundulus kuznetsovii DSM 6115 genome:
AATAGAGATCCTTGCGAAAACGTCCCTCATGCACGAGCTGTGTCAAATCCTGGTTCGATGCGGCCACAATGCGTACATCGACTTTTTCCGGCCGCCCTCCGCCCAGAGGGTAGAATTCCTTGTTCTGGATCAACCGCAGAAGTTTCACCTGGGCGGGGAAAGGTACTTCACTGATCTCATCCAGAAACAGGGTCCCCCCCTCGGCAGCCTTGACCAACCCGGTATAACCTTCCCGCCGGGCGCCCGTAAAGGCTCCCGGACGGTAACCGAATAATTCCGCCTCAAAAAGTTCCCCCGGAATAGCAGCTGCGTTTACCACCACAAAGGGTTTGTGCTTCCTCGGACTGTATTCATGGATAATCCTGGCCACGACTTCTTTGCCGACGCCGGAATCGCCCTGGATCAAGACGGTGGCGTCGGAATACGCGGCACGAATGGCCCTGTTCACCACCTGTTTCATGGCTTCGCTTTCCGCCACTACCGCTCCGATGCCTTCCAGTTCCACCAGGTGATTTGCCGGGGTCGGTCCGGTTACTTTCTTTCCTTTATTGTTTCGCAGCGGTTTCACCGTAGTTACTACCAGAAGAATTTTACCCTCTTCATCAAAAACGGGATTTCCGGTTACCATCACTTTCTGGCCGGTTTTAAGCACATGCTGGGGAATGGTAACGGTGCGCCCCTGTTCCAGCACCATCAGGGAAACCGACCGGTCGAAGTAGCGGTTATCCACCAGTTCATTCATGTTGCGTCCCAACAGTTCGTCGCCATGTAAACCCGTCAAACATTCGTAGGCACTGTTCACGCCCAGGGTATAAGCCTGCCCGTTGGTGTAGTAAAAGCCGGTCTCAGTATCGGTAACACGCAACGACCTGCCCTGATAATTCCCCGTCCTTTTGCCCGGCTCCGAAGCATTCGTTTTTAGAAGATTTGTCTTATGCAAAGCGAGTAGATGATCGCTTCCTTCTTTCCAGCATTCCGGCAGGTAACGAGAAAGGCCTTCTTTGAAAAGCATTTGCTTTCTCCTCCCTCCCTGACAAGTTGCGTTAAAATATTTAGACAATGATTTCGCCATTGTATTATGATCTCCTCCAGCTCAAATAATGAAAAACATAAGGCAGGCTCTGCCTGCCCTGTAAGTCCGCATGTACCATTTTACCTTCATAAATCTAGTAAAAAGAAGGGAAGACAGGTTAATGGCCAGAATATGAGTATCAGAAAAAAACCGGTACAGTAAAGGAAACCCAAAAGGACATAGTTTTTTTAGAAGCTTTTGGGGAGGGCTGCAGGCGAGGCAAACTATGAATACGGGCTACTTGTTTACGCTGATCAACCTGGCCGTTTTTCTGGATACCGTGTTGTACGGCATCATCGTCCCCGTGGTGCCCTATTATGCCACCAGCGTAGGTGCTTCCACCACCGAACTGGGGCTGATTTTTGCCGCCCTTTCCGCCGGCCTCCTGCTGGCCAGCGTACCCGCGGGGCTGGCCTGTGACCGGTACGGCTACAGGCCGGTCATGGTTCTGGGTATGGCCGGCCTGACCATATCCACGCTAATTTTCATAATTTCCCGCTCGGTCTGGCTTCTGGTTATCAGCCGTTTACTCCAGGGAATAGCCGCAGCGGCCACCTGGTCTGCGGGCCTGGCCCTGGTGGCGGTCCTGTACCCGCCCCATTTAAGGGGACAAAAAATGGGGATAGTCATGACCAGCACCGGCCTGGGCACCATTATCGGCCCCGTGCTGGGCGGCACCCTTTACCAGTTTGCCGGTTACGCCTTCCCCTTTCTGGTAACGGCGGGCGCAGGGGCTTTGCTGACCCTTTTGCTCTGGTTCAGCCCCCTGCCAAAAAACGGCACCTCTACCGGGCGGGAGCAGCTGCCGTGGCAG
Coding sequences within it:
- a CDS encoding sigma-54 interaction domain-containing protein yields the protein MLFKEGLSRYLPECWKEGSDHLLALHKTNLLKTNASEPGKRTGNYQGRSLRVTDTETGFYYTNGQAYTLGVNSAYECLTGLHGDELLGRNMNELVDNRYFDRSVSLMVLEQGRTVTIPQHVLKTGQKVMVTGNPVFDEEGKILLVVTTVKPLRNNKGKKVTGPTPANHLVELEGIGAVVAESEAMKQVVNRAIRAAYSDATVLIQGDSGVGKEVVARIIHEYSPRKHKPFVVVNAAAIPGELFEAELFGYRPGAFTGARREGYTGLVKAAEGGTLFLDEISEVPFPAQVKLLRLIQNKEFYPLGGGRPEKVDVRIVAASNQDLTQLVHEGRFRKDLYYRLNVIPLYIPSLVQRREDIIPLAKYFLQFYLERYNTQKSLSPEALEELLNYQWPGNVRELQNLMERLVVLSPGPTITARMVAAELGAHAVESSIYFPHKKVEKLEKAVEEFEKDLIWQALHKYPTQEEACRALGIHRSTLTRKIKKYFS